DNA from Candidatus Binataceae bacterium:
GATGCGAAAAAGAAGCCGGCCTATATAATGGCGGCGGCGCAGGGTTCGAACTATCGGCATAACGCCGGGGTTGAGAATTCAGCCGACTATTCCTCCTCGAATTTCAAGACGCTCGCGCCGCGCCTGTTCGAGATGGCGGGAATTACGGCGAAAGATGTTGATTGCGCGCAAATCTACGAGCACTTCAGCGGTGCGGTTATGATCAGCCTGGTCGAGCACGGCTTCTGCCGGCCGGAAGAGGTGATGGAGTTCGTCACCTTCGAGAATATCACCGCTCCCAAAGGTAAATTGCCGGTGAATACCAGTGGCGGAAATATCGCCGAGTGCTATATGCACGGTCTCGAACTGGTAAACGAGGCGGTGCGGCAAGTGCGCGGCGAATCGACTTGCCAGGTGCCGGACTGTAAAATCTCACTGGTCGCGTCCGGCCCAATGGTCTCACCGGTTAGCGATCTTATAGTACATAGTATTTAGTTTTCTGTCCCTTTCGTTATTTTGAGAGAGAGCGGCGCATCGGCTATTAGCCGATGCGCCGGCGAGGATTCCAGAAATGGCTGCAGACAAGAAATACTACTTGCCCGAGGGATTGCCGACACCGAAGCCGCAGCGCAGCGGCCTCGACAAGGAATACTGGGAAGCGACGAAGCGGCATGAGCTGGTCGTCCAGTCGTGCAACAGTTGTGGCGCCGTCCAGTGGGGTCCGGAGTGGATTTGCCATAAATGCCACTCGGCCGAGATGGGTTGGCAAAAAGTCTCAGGGCGCGGCCGGCTCTTTAGCTGGACGCGATCGTGGAACCCGGTGCATCCGGCGCTGCGCGAGGCCTGCCCATATATCGTGGTGGTCGTGCAGCTTCCCGACGCCGGCAACGTCCGCATGGTGGGCAACCTGCTCGGCGATCCCAAAATCGATCCGCCGTTCGACGCCGAGGTCGAAGCTGTCTTCGAGGACCATCCCGACGCGACGCTTGTGCAATGGCGGTTAACCAAGTAGCCGCAGCTATAATCGACTCAAATGTAGAGCGGCAGGCGATCCGATCGCCTGCCGCTCTCGCATTGATGGAAATGTTGAACGCTTACACGCGCATCGCTTCGAGCGATACCAGCTCCTCGCGCTTGGTGCCCGCGACGTGCGGCCGCGACCCCGGCGCCCGCTCGAATTGATCGACGATTCCCAGTTCCTTGCCAATCTCACGCAAGGCCGGCAGCACTTCCTGACCGAGTAGGCGGATGCTGGTCATCCGATCCTCGAAACTGACCGGACCTTGGCTCTGGAAAACGCCGAAGGTGCCCGGACGCAGCGTTTCGAAGATCTTGCGAATCTTCGGAATGACCGTCTTCGGCGTGCCCGCGATGATCTGCAAGCCGTCCACCGCCTTGGGATAGGCCTTGTAGATTGCGGCCTTCGCTTCCTCGATCGTCGCCTCGCCGCGCGCGAGCCGGCGGCGCGTGCTGTCCGCCACCTGCTGCAACGTGCCATTGCCCGAACTGTCCTTGGTCGGCGCGCTCTCCTTCGAGCGACCGAGCTGTTCGGCGCTGACGCCGAGGAAGCCGCCCGAGCCGGATGTCATCGTCCGCGCGAGGCGCCTCGTCGCCTCCTTGGAGTTGTAGCCCGGCGGCAGCGTGTGCTCGGGACGCGAAAACGCCCCCTGCCCGCCGCCGTACAGATGCGCCTTGCCCAACTCCTCAGCCTTCTCTTCGGTCTCCGCCACCACGACGTGTTGCAGATAGCCGAAGTTCTCCGAGCCTGCCTGGTAGCCGAGCTGCGCCGCCGTGTCGCCGTAGATGTTCCACAACTCGGCCGTTGCCGACAGCGCTGTCCCCAAACCGAGGTACGGGTACTTGTGCTCGGCGCACCACACCACCGTCTCGGGGCTCAGCACGCCCGGGATCATGATCGGTGGAATTGGCTTCTGATACGGCGTCACCCACGGATTGATGAAGCGGTAATTGAAGTGCTTACCCTCCCAGCGGAACGGACCCGGACGCGTCCACGCCGCGATAATTAGGTCGTGCGCCTCGTTGAAGTACTCGCGATTGTAGGCCGGGTTGGCATTATTGAAGATCTGCTCGCTGCCCGCGCCGCGCACCCATCCGGGGGTAAGCCGTCCGCGCGAGATACAATCGATCGTGGCGAGCTCCTCGGCCACGCGCAGCGGATTCTTGAAGGTCGGCAGCGGATTGCCGAGCAATACGATGCGCGCCCGCTTCGTGATCCGCGCCAGGATCGAGGCCTCGACGTTCATCACGGCGCCCATGCAGAAGGGCGTCCCATGATGCTCGTTCAGCATGATTGCGTCGAAGCCGACATCCTCGGCATAGACCATCTCGTCGAGATATTCGTTATACAGCCGCGATCCGACTTCGCGATCGAAGAACTTGTTCGAAAGCCCGAAGTAGGCGCGATTTTTGATCAATTCATCTTCGGAAAGGTCGCGATAAGGACGTTCGGTAAAATACATCAATTGCATGACTTATCTCCTCTGCTTCTCAGGCATCAGCTGTCGCCGCTAGACGCGGACCGAGTCGTCGCGCTTCGGCGCGCGCTTGAGCGCTTCGAGGTCCACCAGCGAATCGCGCTTGGTCCCGGGCGTGTACGGCCGTGATCCGGGCGCCACCTCGAAGGGATCCTTGATGCCAAGTTCCTTTGCCATATCGCGCATCGCGGGCAGCACCTCCTGGCCGAGCAGGCGCACGTTGTTCAGCCGATCTTTTTCTGAGACCGGGCCCTGGATGGTGAACATGCCGAAGATGCCCGGGCGCAGCGTCTCCATGATCAACCGCAGCTTGGGCATCACCGACTTCGGGGTCCCGATGACGATCTGCAGGCCATCCTGCGCCTTCTGATAATTGGCGTAGATCTTGGCTTTGGCTTCCTCGATAGAAACCTCGCCGCGCGCCAGCCGAGCTCGCGTGTTGCCTTTTTCCTTGTGCAGATCCTCAGTCGCAGCGCGGTCGGATTCTGCGAGTTTCTCACTCGTGATGCCGAGGAAACCATAATCAGTCTGCTGCCGCGCGAGGCGCTTGGTCGCCTCCTTCGAGTTATATCCTGGCGGCAAGGTCCATTCGGGACGCGAGAAGTTCTGCGCGCCGCCGCCGAATAGCGCGCCTTTACCCAGCTCCTGCGCCTTCTCCTCAGTCTCGGCGACAAAGATCTGTTGCAGGTAACCGAAGTTCTCGCTGCCGGCTGTATAGCCATTCTGAGCCGCAGTGTCGCCGTAGAGATTCCATAATTCGACGGTCGCGGGCAGCGCCGTGCCGAGTCCGATATATGGGTAGCGATGCTCCGCGCACCAGATCACGGTCTCCGGGCTGAGCACGCCGGGAATCCAGATCGGCGGGCGCGGCTTCTGATAGGGCAGCGCCCACGGATTGATGTAGCGGTAGTTGAAGTGCTTGCCCTCCCAGCGGAACGGACCCTCGCGCGTCCAGGCCGCGATAATCAGATCGTGCGCTTCGTTGAAGTACTCGCGATTGTAGGCCGGGTTGGCGTTGTTGAAGATCTGCTCGCTGCCCGCGCCGCGCACCCATCCGGGCACCAGCCGCCCCTTTGAGATCAAATCGATCTCGGCGAGTTCCTCAGCCATCCGCAGCGGATGCTTGATCACTGGCAGCGGATTGCCGAGCAGGACGATGCGCGCCTTTTTCGTAATCCGTGCAAGGATCGCCGCCTCGACGTTCATCACCGCGCCCATGCAGAACGGCGTCCCATGATGCTCGTTCAGCATGATCGCGTCGAAGCCCATCTCCTCGGCGTAGCAGGCCTCGTCGAGGTATTCGTTATACAGCTCGGCCCCGACCTTGGGGTCGTAGAATGAATTCGGCACGCCGAAGAAGCTGCGATTCTTGATCACCTCTTCTTCGGGAACATTTTTGTACGGACGCTCGGTGAAATGCATTATATGCATGGCTATTGCTCCTTCAGCTCACGCTACTTTCAGGCGAGAAATTCGCGCACTAGTTTGATGAACTCCGCCGGCTTTTCGATCTCGGGCCGATGGCCGCATTGATCGTAAATCGTCACCTTGGCGTCGGTATTCTTGAGCGCCTTGCGATAGCTTTCCGCCGCGCTCACCGGCACGATCGCGTCCTCGCGGCCCCAGACGATCTGCACCGGCAGCCCCTTCACGCCTTCGAGAAAATGCGCGAGCGCCGGATTATTCATGATCGGCTCCCACGTCAGCCGCGCGTTTTCCGTGCGCGCATCCTCGAACGCCTCGAACTGCTCGGGCGTGCGCTCTCCGCCGTACAGCTTGGCGAACTCTGGCACCTCGCGATTGTACACGCTCATGTTGAGCGAGGTCCGCGCCGTCACCGAAAAGACGTCGGCAATTTCGCCCTCCGGCGGCTTGATTCCCGCCGGCGCCACCAGCACCAGCTTGTTGAACTGACGCGAATTGATCGCCGCCATTTCCGCCGCGGTCCAGCCGCCAGTGGAAAAGCCGATTGCGTCGAGCGGCGCCAGATTCAGATCGCGCAGCACCCAGGTATAAAACAACGCAAGCTCGTGGATATTGCGGATCCAATCGATCTTCGCCGATTTGCCCAGCGCCGGCTGAATCGGGATCAGCAGCGTATGCTCCTTCGCCAGTGCCGCATGCCAGCTCATCCAGCCCGGATGCCCCAGCTCTTCGTGCAACACCAGGAGCGGTTTGCCGGTCCCGCCCTTGACCATCTCGAGGCTCGTCCCCGCCACTTGGGTGACTTCTTCAGTCCACTCT
Protein-coding regions in this window:
- a CDS encoding OB-fold domain-containing protein → MAADKKYYLPEGLPTPKPQRSGLDKEYWEATKRHELVVQSCNSCGAVQWGPEWICHKCHSAEMGWQKVSGRGRLFSWTRSWNPVHPALREACPYIVVVVQLPDAGNVRMVGNLLGDPKIDPPFDAEVEAVFEDHPDATLVQWRLTK
- a CDS encoding LLM class flavin-dependent oxidoreductase; the encoded protein is MQLMYFTERPYRDLSEDELIKNRAYFGLSNKFFDREVGSRLYNEYLDEMVYAEDVGFDAIMLNEHHGTPFCMGAVMNVEASILARITKRARIVLLGNPLPTFKNPLRVAEELATIDCISRGRLTPGWVRGAGSEQIFNNANPAYNREYFNEAHDLIIAAWTRPGPFRWEGKHFNYRFINPWVTPYQKPIPPIMIPGVLSPETVVWCAEHKYPYLGLGTALSATAELWNIYGDTAAQLGYQAGSENFGYLQHVVVAETEEKAEELGKAHLYGGGQGAFSRPEHTLPPGYNSKEATRRLARTMTSGSGGFLGVSAEQLGRSKESAPTKDSSGNGTLQQVADSTRRRLARGEATIEEAKAAIYKAYPKAVDGLQIIAGTPKTVIPKIRKIFETLRPGTFGVFQSQGPVSFEDRMTSIRLLGQEVLPALREIGKELGIVDQFERAPGSRPHVAGTKREELVSLEAMRV
- a CDS encoding LLM class flavin-dependent oxidoreductase; the encoded protein is MHIMHFTERPYKNVPEEEVIKNRSFFGVPNSFYDPKVGAELYNEYLDEACYAEEMGFDAIMLNEHHGTPFCMGAVMNVEAAILARITKKARIVLLGNPLPVIKHPLRMAEELAEIDLISKGRLVPGWVRGAGSEQIFNNANPAYNREYFNEAHDLIIAAWTREGPFRWEGKHFNYRYINPWALPYQKPRPPIWIPGVLSPETVIWCAEHRYPYIGLGTALPATVELWNLYGDTAAQNGYTAGSENFGYLQQIFVAETEEKAQELGKGALFGGGAQNFSRPEWTLPPGYNSKEATKRLARQQTDYGFLGITSEKLAESDRAATEDLHKEKGNTRARLARGEVSIEEAKAKIYANYQKAQDGLQIVIGTPKSVMPKLRLIMETLRPGIFGMFTIQGPVSEKDRLNNVRLLGQEVLPAMRDMAKELGIKDPFEVAPGSRPYTPGTKRDSLVDLEALKRAPKRDDSVRV
- a CDS encoding alpha/beta hydrolase, which gives rise to MAEWTEEVTQVAGTSLEMVKGGTGKPLLVLHEELGHPGWMSWHAALAKEHTLLIPIQPALGKSAKIDWIRNIHELALFYTWVLRDLNLAPLDAIGFSTGGWTAAEMAAINSRQFNKLVLVAPAGIKPPEGEIADVFSVTARTSLNMSVYNREVPEFAKLYGGERTPEQFEAFEDARTENARLTWEPIMNNPALAHFLEGVKGLPVQIVWGREDAIVPVSAAESYRKALKNTDAKVTIYDQCGHRPEIEKPAEFIKLVREFLA